The DNA window CGGGCGTGAAACTGGACAACTATGCCCGGATCGTGCAGCAAACTATCCTGCAGCACCAAGTGAGTGTTTCAACCAGTGTCGTATCGCCGTAATAATCTTAACTAACAGCCACTTCCCTTCTCTCCTtacactgccaacacaaaagGGAAGTAGTGTGATGTTGCGCAAGGCTTTTCGTGTTGTTAATATTGCCCTTAATGACTAAACCAAGGCGCATTAAAGAGCAGATTTTTGTTGACTGTATTATATTCCAAGAATGTGGAAATTCGTGCAGGTATCCAAGGAGCGATGTAAGCCCCTCCCACACGCTTTCAAGACATTGAAACTGACTAAAAGACTCactcgcacagttctccaaattagaggcaaaatgtgcttgcttcaagattTTTGCAACTCCCTGGTGAcgttgactgtaaaactgacacatacaatcaaaggttttaaaaaaaatctgtgccacagcaggggggggggggggggggggggaacacatgTCACTCGAACTCACTCGCGTGCGTTCCGCAGGATCCCGTCACGGGCCTTCTGCCCGGAAGCAGCGAGCAGCCGGACGCTTGGGTCCGGGACAACGTTTACAGCATCGTGTCCGTGTGGGCGCTCAGCCTGGCCTACAGGAAGAACGCCGACAGGGATGAAGACAAGGCCAAGGCCTACGAACTGGAGCAGGTGTGTGCGTCTgttgtagatttttcaggtaaagtggtgccttgagttccGAATGTAATCAAtttaatgaatggaaatgccattcatccgttcagccaatcaaaaaccAATATTGCAGCGGGGCGTGCCCTGGGATTCCCCACGTCTCTgagctcatcagtacggcactaatattagtagTAATCTCTCTATCGTCGCTCACCATGTCCGTCCTTTTCTTTAGAGTGTGGTGAAGCTAATGAGGGGAGTCCTGCAGTGCATTATGAGGCAGGTATGTCGCGACACAGGCGCGCAGCAAGCGCGACGACTCACCTGTCGCGCGTTTAACGCGGTTTCTCGGCTCGTAAAAAAAATCTTCCCTTTTGCCcgcagctggacaaagtggaGAGGTTCAAGTACAGCTGCAGCACGTCCGACGCGCTCCACGCCAAGTACAACACCAGGACCTGCGCCCCCGTGGTCGGGGACGGCCAGTGGGGGCACCTGCAGGTGGACGCCACCTCGCTCTTCCTGCTCTTCCTGGCGCAGATGACGGCCTCCGGTGCGTGCTCATTCGCTCATTTAGCTAGCTTGTGTGAGCTTTGGGAATGACCAGTTTCATTTCTTTGCGTGCCAGGTCTTCATATTGTCTACACGCAGGATGAAGTGGACGTAGTGCAGAATCTCATGTTCTACATCGAGGCGGCTTACAAAGTGGCCGTGAGTGGCGTATTTTCTCTCTCGCTCCTCTTTTTGCTTCGTTTGCATCAACCGAGTCCCTCAATGGCTGCTCACAGGATTATGGGATGTGGGAACGAGGGGACAAAACCAACCAGGGCATCACCGAGATCAACGCCAGCTCCATCGGCACGGCCAAGGTAGGTCGGCGAGGAGAGCGAGCCCACACAGGGTGTCGGGTCGCTCCCGTGACCTTTCCGCCGTTCTTTAAATGACCTCCATGCAACGGAACTATCCTTTccctggggtgggggggggggggggaataagtaGCTGTCCTAGTCAACACAATCAGAAACCCAGGTGGAAATGGTTTAAAAGATTTCACTGGCATTACGAGATTTTACATGATGTGAGGGCGCACTGTGAGCTAGGTCCTTTGCCATGTGGCGATCAGGCGGGATCAGGTTCCCCGTGTCTTCCACGAATGGCTTCCctgaaataacacacacacacacacaaatgcatgacGGCTAAATTAAGACACTAGGAATCAGGCTTCACCGCGCAATGCAATTATCACCAAAACATAGCGGCGGGGCCGTGCATTTGCTACCTGGGCCTTCGGTGAGGACTTGATCCACGCTTATGTTACCGCCACTCTCGCCTCACAATTATAGAAAGCACCAATCCGAAACGAGAAGGTAATATAACGGCACGCAACTGTGCCGCGTATCACGTGGAACAATTTAGAatccacatttatttaaaaagggtTAGGGCAGGGGtggcaaactcatttttgtctcgggccgcattgtagttatgatttcgctcagagggccgttagaacaccaaatcatattattaccattaactagttttgaaatctgaagacaaggataatagtttgttcaagtattgtttaagttactggaGAAGAACAGTTTgctaacagaaaaatgcaatctctcaacattattgtttatttttatacagattttagcaaaaatcacggaagctgacgagcatgatttgctttcgcgggccacacacaatgatgtggcgggccgcatctggccctcgggacttgagtttgacacctgtgggttAGAGTTTTTACATAAAATACGGCATACTCACCAGAAATGCCGATgatcaaatgaataaatgtgtgAAGATGGGTTTTGCTAATTGAATTTGGATGTAAgaggttttgctctgaccaaccaatcagaggacagaagacTGTCGACTTTATCAAGGGGCTTGTGAGGACAAATTGGAAATGTGACTGGTCAACGAAATTCCCATTGTTGAAGTCCCACGGGGCAGCACTTTTCAGATCGACATGGCAACGCAGAGAGGTTGAAACCTGATTGGACAAACAAATCCGGACAATGAATGTTGTTGAAGCAGTGCAGCCGAGATGGACTGAATTCATCCCACTTCATTGAACAAATATTCGAATTTCGGTTGTAAATGGACGTCGGCGTGTCTGATATTGTTGAAGTCAGGCAGCTTAAACACGGCGCTTCATCAATTCCATCCCGTTCCAGGCAGCTCTGGAGGCTCTGGACGAGCTCAACCTCTTCGGCGCCAAAGGTGGACCTGGATCGGTGGTCCACGCCCTGGCCGACGACATCCAGCACTGCCAGGTAGCGCTTTGTGTTAGATCAGCGTTTCTCATAAAGCGCGGTACGCAAAAGAATCACAGAATCGTCATTGTTCGTTTTGGATAAACAATTTGGCCTACCACATTACTGGATTGTAGTTTTTGAGGTGCCACGTGGACTTGGTgcgaaaagtttgagaaccactgtgtgAGCTCATCCTTCTATCTCCGCCTCATTAGTCCATCCTGACCTCCATGCTCCCAAGAGCATCCATCTCCAAAGAGGTGGATGCCGGCGTCCTGGCCATCATCTCCTACCCCGCCTTCGCCGTGGAGGACATGAACTTAGTCGACATGACCAAGGAGGAGATCATCTCCAAGCTGCAGGTGCTCGCATCAGGATTTGTTGCGTGTTTAAATCAAAGAGATGCGGagcagaccaaaaaaaatgtaaaatgtcctCAGTGAcctttctgtgtgtgcgttcaGGGTCGTTACGGCTGCTGCAGGTTCCTCCGAGATGGGCACAAAACTCCAAAAGAGGTCCACGACGGAAAGCCAAGAGCGGGAATCCGATGAAGCGGACTTTGGCTGATTGTTtccgtctttttttttcccaggacCCCAACCGTCTGTATTACGAGTCCGCCGAGCTCAAGTTGTTTGAGAACATCGAGTGCGAGTGGCCTCTGTTCTGGACCTACCTCATCCTGGATGGAATTTTCATCAACAGCCCCGAGCAGGTACCGCGGCACCTCGGTTTACAAATTAAAGAACAAATATCACCgttcgctgttttttttttttttgtttttttttttttaaatgagaaaacttGCTTGGCTCAGGTGCAGGAGTACCAGGACGCTCTGGAGGGCATCTTGATCAAGCGGAAGGACGGAATACGACTGCTCCCCGAGCTTTACAGCGTCCCGCCGGACAAGGTCGAAGTCGACCGTTTGATGCGCTGCGTTAACTGCAGTTCTGCCGCTTGGTTTTTCGGTCTCATGTTTGTTTCCAAACAGGTGGAGGAGGAATACGTGAATCCTCACACTGTAGAGCGGATTCCCATGGGGAAGTGTCCCCTAAAGTGGGGACAGTCTCTTTACATTCTGGGAAGGCTTTTATCTGAGGTCACTGTCACTTTtcatttaccccccccccccccaaacttgTGTTCCAAATCAAATGTTGTCATCACGATAAAGCGCCCGCCTGCCTGCCTCGCCCCCAGGGTTTTCTCGCTCCCGGAGAGATCGACCCTCTGAACCGTCGCTTCTCCACCATCCCCAAGCCCGACGTGGTGGTGCAAGGTGAGCGCTGAAGATACTgtatagagcagtgattctcaaaatagTACCACTAGTAGCGCACggactccctctagtggtacgcaaaagaatTACTGAAATGACACAGTGGGTCGGATCAGCCTGCGTTCGAACGTGTGACATTCCGCGCGGCCGCTCTGTGCCGGCAGTGTCCGTGCTGGCTGAGACGGAGGAGATTAAAGAGCTGCTGCTGAAACACGGCATCCACGTGGAGACGGTGGCCGACATCCATCCCATCCACGTGCAGCCTTCCAGGGTGCTCAGCCACATCTACGCCCGACTCGGTacgcccacaaaaaaaaatcgtgTATAGACGGCGCGCGACCGGTCGGTGTCTCAACGCCGCTGTGCCGCAGGTCGGAACCCCAGACTGGGTTTGACGGGACGGCCCTACAGGAGGATCGGAGTGCTGGGAACCTCCAAGTTCTACATCATCAGGAACACCATTTTCTCATTCACGCctcaggtgtgtgtgaaatgaaGGAAAGAAATCCTGGAAAGGTTTTAACGGGCCATCCTGTCATCCCACAGTTTCTGGACCACCAGCAGTTCTACCTGGCCCTGGACAACAAAATGATCGTGGAGATGCTAAGGACGGAAATTTCCTACTTGTCGTCCAGATGGAGGATGACGGGAAGACCCACCGTCACGTTCCCCATCTCGCAGACGATGCTGAGTGAGTACACGGAGAGGCCGCCGCGCGTTTTCATGCACGGAATTCTCGGTTCTGAGGTTTGTCCCTGAACGCGTTACAGCTGAGGACCACGCTAACCTGGACCCCGCTGTGCTGGGCACCCTGAAGAAACTACAGGACGGCTACTACGGAGGAGCAAGGTGAAGCTGTGGCGGGGCCGGGTCCATCTCCCCCGCTGGATGTTAAAAGTTGTAACGCTTCCTTCCTCTGCCTTCTCCAGGATCCAGACTGGAAAGCTTTCGGAATTCCTGACCACGTCGTGTTTCGCTCACCTCAGCTTCTTGGATGGTAAGGCCTCAGGCAGCACGGGCAGCCGTGCCGAGGACGCGTTTGACGATGCTGACGGCGAGGGATACGTGCATGAGTTGGGCTGTGACGACGGTAAGCAAACCGCAGAGGACGCAGAGGACGGATGGGTGACGGGTTGCCGCCGTGTCCTTTGACCGGATTTCACCATTCCAAATATAATCCACCCTGACCCCATCCCCTCTCTCAGCCTCAAGAGGACTTAACTCTTAATGGAAGGAAAACACAACTgggctttgctttgctttcatgGTGGGCTTGTGCagaggttctcaaactggggtcctgCTGTAAGCTTCAGGGTCAGCATACAACATAATTTGTGATAAATGCAgtattcaatttgtatttttatttatttatttatttttattttattttaaatgggcATACCTACATATGTGAACCGGTGcaccaatcaaacaaacaattacTTCTCCCGACTTTAAAAAGCTCTGATATCATcgtatcacataaatctgacattccCAAATTAATAAAGTTGCTTGCTAAGAACTAAAGGCATATTATTACAGAAATACATCCTATTTTTGTCTGGAAgaacaaaaagcttttttttttttggagcataaatagtagtcttaattttttttaaagaaaaaaaggtgtctttttcagaataaaatgcggaatttatttatttttatttcagaatcagaatcatctttatttgccaagtatgtccaaaaaaaacacacacaaggaatttgtctccggtcttatttaaagttgtatttttcctaACATTATGTAACATTTAGGGGGTACCCGGAAGTTATGTTCAATCGGTGTTTAGATtgtggagggggcgggggggattcCTTGGAAAGAAAAAATGCCTCAGATGTGAGGTTCCAGGTTGGAATCCGGGCTGCAATCTTCCTGTTTGGAGTTCGCATGTACTCCTCATGCTTGCGTGCGGGTTTCTTCCAcccgcatttaaaaaaaacatgcatgttagcttcattgaaaatTGTCCGTAGCTGTAAATGAGagcgtgaatgcttgtttgtcgaaaaaaaaacaacaacaagctacAAGGCTCGTGTAAATAACACCCCTGCCTTGCACAGAGGCCGATGACCTCGCTCAGTACCTGGACCACCTCTTGGCCCACGCGGCCCCCAAGGAGCTCAAAACGAAGTTGGGAGGGCTGGGGAAGTTCAAGGAGGCCGCCACCAAAACAAAAGAGATGGTGACCCTGAGGAACAAGGCCCAGGGTCTCAACGTGCAAGGTGGGCAACAGCTGTACAAGCTGTTATCTTGAGAGGACCATCATTTCGACTTTTTCTCCCCCTTTCTAGAAGTCAACATGTACCTGCCCAATAAGCTGTTTCGCTCTCATCAACCGTCCCTCAACCTGAACCTTCCGGATTCTTCCGCACTGCCAGACagtcaggtggaaaaaaaaatacaaattaaaaaaaatgaagaaaaacatttctgcttcGAGTCGTGACGGATGCCTTGGTTTCAATGATGGGAAACACTGCCTTCAGAGCTTTTGACGTTTCAGGTCCCGGAAGTGACGGTGACGCCCGAGAGCGGCGTGCCGCGGGACGCCGGCGGAGCCGTGGATTACCACGCTCTGGCGCGCCTGCTGAAAGACACGCAAAATCTGCACGACCAAGCCGACATCCTCTACATCCTCTTCAAGGACAAGTGAGTTTTTCCTTGTACGgcgctaccttgacttacaagtgctcCCGAGTTACGAGCCGCCGATTTATTGCtgctcccagttgaggtttacttgaaaatgaaaaaaaaaaaacaaaaaaaaaaacaaaaaagagataATTACATAGTGTCTTTAACTAAACCACAAGTTGGTCTTACAAAGgtctgttagcttaatgctaacacataatgcgaaacgccatagacaggctaacaaaattagcatccattttgttgtagtttaaaaGTAACCTTTTAGaccactgatatttgaacacaaaccgtGCTTAGCACATACAGAGAATATTACAATAATTACTGGCATATATTGTTTTTGCTGTCCGTGGAGTATGCATGTATGCATTATATTGTCCCCTAGTggccaaagcacacacacaccaggaggagcagcacaatgttcattgaatGATGTTATTACTGGATGATTTTATTCAGTACAATCCtgtggagtgctatttttctaattaaaaaaacaaaaacaaaaaaacatcttccatATATTTGGGGGGCTAGAACGGTGATTGAATGGCATTGCCATTCATTGGGGGAAGTTGATATGGAAAAACGAGGGATTTTAGTGACCAGCATGGTAACGGAACGAATGAGTCGTAAAGTCAAAGGGGCTCCGCGCTGTCGTTTTGCTGTGCGTCTGCTGATCAGCTCCTTGAACCTTATGCAGGGGCATGGACTGGGACACTGGTCTGCACAGCAAAGGCATCACGGTGCGTTCGCTGCTCACCGACCTGTACGAGAAGGCCGGCGAGCTGAAGAACTGGGGGCTCATCAGGATGATCTCTGGCATGTTGAGGAAGAAGGTGGAGGAGCTGGACTCGGTATGCagtgttttgcaaatcattctagaatttcatttcaatgcaAGCTGTGCTTTTCTGCCATCTTTTGGCATTTATGGGCAATTgcagtccattttttttgcGGCTTTTTTTGGTGAGCATGGTCGTGGAACGGATTGAATCCgtaatctcaaggcaccactgcatgcAGTCATCACGGGAACTCTCCTTGTGGTCCCTCAGGCCTGCTCCGATTTGCTGGCCCACCAGAAGCACCTGACGGTGGGTCTGCCCCCGGAGCCCAGAGAGAAAACCATCACGGCTCCCATCCCCCTGGACCAGCTGGCGGCCATCATCGAAGAGGCCAGCGACAACAACATCAGCGTGGCCATTCTCACCCAGGTGAAGTCCGGCGGACTCCCTCTGCACCCCCCTTTTAAACCACATTCACCCTCGGCCTCTTCCGCCTCAGGAGATCATGGTGTACCTGGCCATGAGCATCAGGACGCAGCCCAACCTGTTCAGCGAGATGTTCCGCCTCCGCATCGGGCtcatcatccaggtcatggcCACGGAGCTGGCCCAGTCGCTCAACTGCTCCGGTAGCACCCAACAGgaccaacatttaaataaagcGCCTCCCCTTTCTTCAAAGTAGTTCCAcaggatggcgccaaagcagtATTGTCTCAAAATTGAGAAAATGTGACTCTATGGATGAAATGTGTCCGTTTAGGGGAGGAGGCCACTGAAAGTCTGATGAGTCTGAGCCCCTCGGAGCTGAAGAATCTCCTCCACCACATCCTGAGCGGGAAGGAG is part of the Phyllopteryx taeniolatus isolate TA_2022b chromosome 23, UOR_Ptae_1.2, whole genome shotgun sequence genome and encodes:
- the phka1a gene encoding phosphorylase b kinase regulatory subunit alpha, skeletal muscle isoform isoform X5; translation: MRSRSNSGVKLDNYARIVQQTILQHQDPVTGLLPGSSEQPDAWVRDNVYSIVSVWALSLAYRKNADRDEDKAKAYELEQSVVKLMRGVLQCIMRQLDKVERFKYSCSTSDALHAKYNTRTCAPVVGDGQWGHLQVDATSLFLLFLAQMTASGLHIVYTQDEVDVVQNLMFYIEAAYKVADYGMWERGDKTNQGITEINASSIGTAKAALEALDELNLFGAKGGPGSVVHALADDIQHCQSILTSMLPRASISKEVDAGVLAIISYPAFAVEDMNLVDMTKEEIISKLQGRYGCCRFLRDGHKTPKEDPNRLYYESAELKLFENIECEWPLFWTYLILDGIFINSPEQVQEYQDALEGILIKRKDGIRLLPELYSVPPDKVEEEYVNPHTVERIPMGKCPLKWGQSLYILGRLLSEGFLAPGEIDPLNRRFSTIPKPDVVVQVSVLAETEEIKELLLKHGIHVETVADIHPIHVQPSRVLSHIYARLGRNPRLGLTGRPYRRIGVLGTSKFYIIRNTIFSFTPQFLDHQQFYLALDNKMIVEMLRTEISYLSSRWRMTGRPTVTFPISQTMLTEDHANLDPAVLGTLKKLQDGYYGGARIQTGKLSEFLTTSCFAHLSFLDGKASGSTGSRAEDAFDDADGEGYVHELGCDDEADDLAQYLDHLLAHAAPKELKTKLGGLGKFKEAATKTKEMVTLRNKAQGLNVQEVNMYLPNKLFRSHQPSLNLNLPDSSALPDSQVPEVTVTPESGVPRDAGGAVDYHALARLLKDTQNLHDQADILYILFKDKGMDWDTGLHSKGITVRSLLTDLYEKAGELKNWGLIRMISGMLRKKVEELDSACSDLLAHQKHLTVGLPPEPREKTITAPIPLDQLAAIIEEASDNNISVAILTQEIMVYLAMSIRTQPNLFSEMFRLRIGLIIQVMATELAQSLNCSGEEATESLMSLSPSELKNLLHHILSGKEFGVERSVRDADGGVSPAISIHHLGNVGATKSERAGISKLKSDMKMSLRSHSLDIGNIESGRYRLPSIESLDIPESSSAAKDTRHGQWLRRRRLDGSLNRVPVGFYQKVWKILQKCHGLSIEGYVLPSSTTREMTPGEIKFSLHVETVLNRVPQPEYRQLLVEAILVLTMLSDVDIPSIGSIVHAEKIVQIANDMFCKDQSDLGADEHMLERDPSTGVCRLLYDSAPSGRFGSMTYLTKAVAVYVQDFLPGGACAVQ
- the phka1a gene encoding phosphorylase b kinase regulatory subunit alpha, skeletal muscle isoform isoform X4; the encoded protein is MRSRSNSGVKLDNYARIVQQTILQHQDPVTGLLPGSSEQPDAWVRDNVYSIVSVWALSLAYRKNADRDEDKAKAYELEQSVVKLMRGVLQCIMRQLDKVERFKYSCSTSDALHAKYNTRTCAPVVGDGQWGHLQVDATSLFLLFLAQMTASGLHIVYTQDEVDVVQNLMFYIEAAYKVADYGMWERGDKTNQGITEINASSIGTAKAALEALDELNLFGAKGGPGSVVHALADDIQHCQSILTSMLPRASISKEVDAGVLAIISYPAFAVEDMNLVDMTKEEIISKLQGRYGCCRFLRDGHKTPKEDPNRLYYESAELKLFENIECEWPLFWTYLILDGIFINSPEQVQEYQDALEGILIKRKDGIRLLPELYSVPPDKVEEEYVNPHTVERIPMGKCPLKWGQSLYILGRLLSEGFLAPGEIDPLNRRFSTIPKPDVVVQVSVLAETEEIKELLLKHGIHVETVADIHPIHVQPSRVLSHIYARLGRNPRLGLTGRPYRRIGVLGTSKFYIIRNTIFSFTPQFLDHQQFYLALDNKMIVEMLRTEISYLSSRWRMTGRPTVTFPISQTMLTEDHANLDPAVLGTLKKLQDGYYGGARIQTGKLSEFLTTSCFAHLSFLDEADDLAQYLDHLLAHAAPKELKTKLGGLGKFKEAATKTKEMVTLRNKAQGLNVQEVNMYLPNKLFRSHQPSLNLNLPDSSALPDSQVPEVTVTPESGVPRDAGGAVDYHALARLLKDTQNLHDQADILYILFKDKGMDWDTGLHSKGITVRSLLTDLYEKAGELKNWGLIRMISGMLRKKVEELDSACSDLLAHQKHLTVGLPPEPREKTITAPIPLDQLAAIIEEASDNNISVAILTQEIMVYLAMSIRTQPNLFSEMFRLRIGLIIQVMATELAQSLNCSGEEATESLMSLSPSELKNLLHHILSGKEFGVERSVRDADGGVSPAISIHHLGNVGATKSERAGISKLKSDMKMLEQRLSLSGPSQADRRVSLTDAVKPDQSATPARKSLRSHSLDIGNIESGRYRLPSIESLDIPESSSAAKDTRHGQWLRRRRLDGSLNRVPVGFYQKVWKILQKCHGLSIEGYVLPSSTTREMTPGEIKFSLHVETVLNRVPQPEYRQLLVEAILVLTMLSDVDIPSIGSIVHAEKIVQIANDMFCKDQSDLGADEHMLERDPSTGVCRLLYDSAPSGRFGSMTYLTKAVAVYVQDFLPGGACAVQ
- the phka1a gene encoding phosphorylase b kinase regulatory subunit alpha, skeletal muscle isoform isoform X3, which encodes MRSRSNSGVKLDNYARIVQQTILQHQDPVTGLLPGSSEQPDAWVRDNVYSIVSVWALSLAYRKNADRDEDKAKAYELEQSVVKLMRGVLQCIMRQLDKVERFKYSCSTSDALHAKYNTRTCAPVVGDGQWGHLQVDATSLFLLFLAQMTASGLHIVYTQDEVDVVQNLMFYIEAAYKVADYGMWERGDKTNQGITEINASSIGTAKAALEALDELNLFGAKGGPGSVVHALADDIQHCQSILTSMLPRASISKEVDAGVLAIISYPAFAVEDMNLVDMTKEEIISKLQGRYGCCRFLRDGHKTPKEDPNRLYYESAELKLFENIECEWPLFWTYLILDGIFINSPEQVQEYQDALEGILIKRKDGIRLLPELYSVPPDKVEEEYVNPHTVERIPMGKCPLKWGQSLYILGRLLSEGFLAPGEIDPLNRRFSTIPKPDVVVQVSVLAETEEIKELLLKHGIHVETVADIHPIHVQPSRVLSHIYARLGRNPRLGLTGRPYRRIGVLGTSKFYIIRNTIFSFTPQFLDHQQFYLALDNKMIVEMLRTEISYLSSRWRMTGRPTVTFPISQTMLTEDHANLDPAVLGTLKKLQDGYYGGARIQTGKLSEFLTTSCFAHLSFLDGKASGSTGSRAEDAFDDADGEGYVHELGCDDEADDLAQYLDHLLAHAAPKELKTKLGGLGKFKEAATKTKEMVTLRNKAQGLNVQEVNMYLPNKLFRSHQPSLNLNLPDSSALPDSQVPEVTVTPESGVPRDAGGAVDYHALARLLKDTQNLHDQADILYILFKDKGMDWDTGLHSKGITVRSLLTDLYEKAGELKNWGLIRMISGMLRKKVEELDSACSDLLAHQKHLTVGLPPEPREKTITAPIPLDQLAAIIEEASDNNISVAILTQEIMVYLAMSIRTQPNLFSEMFRLRIGLIIQVMATELAQSLNCSGEEATESLMSLSPSELKNLLHHILSGKEFGVERSVRDADGGVSPAISIHHLGNVGATKSERAGISKLKSDMKMPDQSATPARKSLRSHSLDIGNIESGRYRLPSIESLDIPESSSAAKDTRHGQWLRRRRLDGSLNRVPVGFYQKVWKILQKCHGLSIEGYVLPSSTTREMTPGEIKFSLHVETVLNRVPQPEYRQLLVEAILVLTMLSDVDIPSIGSIVHAEKIVQIANDMFCKDQSDLGADEHMLERDPSTGVCRLLYDSAPSGRFGSMTYLTKAVAVYVQDFLPGGACAVQ
- the phka1a gene encoding phosphorylase b kinase regulatory subunit alpha, skeletal muscle isoform isoform X1, which encodes MRSRSNSGVKLDNYARIVQQTILQHQDPVTGLLPGSSEQPDAWVRDNVYSIVSVWALSLAYRKNADRDEDKAKAYELEQSVVKLMRGVLQCIMRQLDKVERFKYSCSTSDALHAKYNTRTCAPVVGDGQWGHLQVDATSLFLLFLAQMTASGLHIVYTQDEVDVVQNLMFYIEAAYKVADYGMWERGDKTNQGITEINASSIGTAKAALEALDELNLFGAKGGPGSVVHALADDIQHCQSILTSMLPRASISKEVDAGVLAIISYPAFAVEDMNLVDMTKEEIISKLQGRYGCCRFLRDGHKTPKEDPNRLYYESAELKLFENIECEWPLFWTYLILDGIFINSPEQVQEYQDALEGILIKRKDGIRLLPELYSVPPDKVEEEYVNPHTVERIPMGKCPLKWGQSLYILGRLLSEGFLAPGEIDPLNRRFSTIPKPDVVVQVSVLAETEEIKELLLKHGIHVETVADIHPIHVQPSRVLSHIYARLGRNPRLGLTGRPYRRIGVLGTSKFYIIRNTIFSFTPQFLDHQQFYLALDNKMIVEMLRTEISYLSSRWRMTGRPTVTFPISQTMLTEDHANLDPAVLGTLKKLQDGYYGGARIQTGKLSEFLTTSCFAHLSFLDGKASGSTGSRAEDAFDDADGEGYVHELGCDDEADDLAQYLDHLLAHAAPKELKTKLGGLGKFKEAATKTKEMVTLRNKAQGLNVQEVNMYLPNKLFRSHQPSLNLNLPDSSALPDSQVPEVTVTPESGVPRDAGGAVDYHALARLLKDTQNLHDQADILYILFKDKGMDWDTGLHSKGITVRSLLTDLYEKAGELKNWGLIRMISGMLRKKVEELDSACSDLLAHQKHLTVGLPPEPREKTITAPIPLDQLAAIIEEASDNNISVAILTQEIMVYLAMSIRTQPNLFSEMFRLRIGLIIQVMATELAQSLNCSGEEATESLMSLSPSELKNLLHHILSGKEFGVERSVRDADGGVSPAISIHHLGNVGATKSERAGISKLKSDMKMLEQRLSLSGPSQADRRVSLTDAVKPDQSATPARKSLRSHSLDIGNIESGRYRLPSIESLDIPESSSAAKDTRHGQWLRRRRLDGSLNRVPVGFYQKVWKILQKCHGLSIEGYVLPSSTTREMTPGEIKFSLHVETVLNRVPQPEYRQLLVEAILVLTMLSDVDIPSIGSIVHAEKIVQIANDMFCKDQSDLGADEHMLERDPSTGVCRLLYDSAPSGRFGSMTYLTKAVAVYVQDFLPGGACAVQ
- the phka1a gene encoding phosphorylase b kinase regulatory subunit alpha, skeletal muscle isoform isoform X6, with amino-acid sequence MRSRSNSGVKLDNYARIVQQTILQHQDPVTGLLPGSSEQPDAWVRDNVYSIVSVWALSLAYRKNADRDEDKAKAYELEQSVVKLMRGVLQCIMRQLDKVERFKYSCSTSDALHAKYNTRTCAPVVGDGQWGHLQVDATSLFLLFLAQMTASGLHIVYTQDEVDVVQNLMFYIEAAYKVADYGMWERGDKTNQGITEINASSIGTAKAALEALDELNLFGAKGGPGSVVHALADDIQHCQSILTSMLPRASISKEVDAGVLAIISYPAFAVEDMNLVDMTKEEIISKLQGRYGCCRFLRDGHKTPKEDPNRLYYESAELKLFENIECEWPLFWTYLILDGIFINSPEQVQEYQDALEGILIKRKDGIRLLPELYSVPPDKVEEEYVNPHTVERIPMGKCPLKWGQSLYILGRLLSEGFLAPGEIDPLNRRFSTIPKPDVVVQVSVLAETEEIKELLLKHGIHVETVADIHPIHVQPSRVLSHIYARLGRNPRLGLTGRPYRRIGVLGTSKFYIIRNTIFSFTPQFLDHQQFYLALDNKMIVEMLRTEISYLSSRWRMTGRPTVTFPISQTMLTEDHANLDPAVLGTLKKLQDGYYGGARIQTGKLSEFLTTSCFAHLSFLDGKASGSTGSRAEDAFDDADGEGYVHELGCDDEADDLAQYLDHLLAHAAPKELKTKLGGLGKFKEAATKTKEMVTLRNKAQGLNVQEVNMYLPNKLFRSHQPSLNLNLPDSSALPDSQVPEVTVTPESGVPRDAGGAVDYHALARLLKDTQNLHDQADILYILFKDKGMDWDTGLHSKGITVRSLLTDLYEKAGELKNWGLIRMISGMLRKKVEELDSACSDLLAHQKHLTVGLPPEPREKTITAPIPLDQLAAIIEEASDNNISVAILTQEIMVYLAMSIRTQPNLFSEMFRLRIGLIIQVMATELAQSLNCSGEEATESLMSLSPSELKNLLHHILSGKEFGVERSVRDADGGVSPAISIHHLGNVGATKSERAGISKLKSDMKMRYRLPSIESLDIPESSSAAKDTRHGQWLRRRRLDGSLNRVPVGFYQKVWKILQKCHGLSIEGYVLPSSTTREMTPGEIKFSLHVETVLNRVPQPEYRQLLVEAILVLTMLSDVDIPSIGSIVHAEKIVQIANDMFCKDQSDLGADEHMLERDPSTGVCRLLYDSAPSGRFGSMTYLTKAVAVYVQDFLPGGACAVQ